The Coffea arabica cultivar ET-39 chromosome 3c, Coffea Arabica ET-39 HiFi, whole genome shotgun sequence genome contains a region encoding:
- the LOC113735156 gene encoding uncharacterized protein has protein sequence MASRAILRRQKIFSDYLNVSARSILSFQHLGHSQSTPTLESCGFSSLASSCSQFSDCSRDHNEVKVSNEELLKFTASGKLWHRSNGILLSGYGNRNLELISPTGVRLMSHSIRYASTATAKQPNLGSDDEEDEERVSKKRKEASPEECDEAVVGLSTAKAKAKSKRLHESQKVAKSVLQRVWATLLGIGPALRAVASMSREDWAQKLVHWKNEFKSTLQHYWLGTKLLWADVRISSRLLLKLAGGKNLSRRERQQLTRTTADIFRLVPFAVFIIVPFMEFLLPVFLKLFPNMLPSTFQDKMKEEEKLVRRLNARIEYAKFLQDTAKEMAKEVQNSRSGETRKTAVDLDEFLNRVRTGAGVSNEEILGFAKLFNDELTLDNISRPRLVNMCKYMGISPFGTDAYLRFMLRKRLKSIKNDDKLIQAEGVESLSEAELREDCRERGMLGLLSVEEMRQQLRDWLDLSLNHSVPSSLMILSRAFTVSGKVKPEEAVRATLSSLPDEVVDTVGTEDSVSERRRKLEFLEMEEELIKEEEEKEEEELARKKESVGSREDVALKEMTIPTAREAQERARARALDKRDQLCEISRALAVLASASSVSREREAFLRLVNKEIELYNSMVDKEGTEAEVEAMKAYRAARVETEDANEADTDEVSSALIDRVDAMLQNLEKEIDDVDAQIGDHWRVLDRDHDGKVTPEEVAAAAMYLKDTLGKEGVQELISNLSKDRDGKILVEDIVKLGGRAEEDNTAESEGL, from the exons ATGGCTTCTAGAGCAATATTGAGGCGGCAGAAGATTTTCTCTGACTATTTGAATGTTTCGGCTCGATCTATTCTAAGTTTTCAACACTTGGGTCACAGCCAATCTACTCCTACTTTGGAGTCTTGTGGTTTTAGCTCTCTAGCAAGTAGTTGTTCTCAGTTTTCAGATTGTTCAAGGGATCATAATGAAGTTAAAGTCAGTAATGAGGAATTATTAAAATTCACAGCATCAGGGAAGCTTTGGCATAGAAGTAATGGAATCTTGCTGTCTGGTTATGGAAATAGAAATTTGGAGCTTATTTCTCCTACGGGAGTGAGGTTGATGTCACATTCAATACGTTATGCTTCTACAGCTACTGCAAAGCAACCTAATTTGGGTAGTGATGATGAAGAGGATGAGGAAAGGGtttcaaaaaagagaaaagaagctTCACCAGAGGAATGCGATGAAGCTGTAGTTGGTTTGAGTACGGCAAAGGCTAAAGCGAAATCAAAGCGGTTGCATGAATCTCAGAAAGTTGCTAAGTCTGTTCTACAAAGAGTTTGGGCCACACTTTTGGGAATTGGCCCGGCTTTGAGAGCTGTGGCTTCAATGAGCAG GGAGGACTGGGCTCAGAAACTTGTTCACTGGAAAAATGAGTTCAAATCAACACTGCAGCATTACTGGTTGGGCACTAAGCTCCTTTGGGCTGATGTGAGGATCAGTTCAAGATTGTTGTTGAAACTTGCAGGTGGGAAGAATCTCTCTAGGAGGGAGAGGCAGCAACTTACACGGACCACTGCTGATATTTTTAGACTTGTTCCTTTTGCTGTTTTTATTATTGTGCCATTCATGGAATTCTTGCTACCTGTATTCCTGAAGCTATTCCCAAATATGTTACCATCAACATTTCAAGACAAGATGAAAGAAGAG GAAAAATTGGTAAGAAGGCTCAATGCGAGAATAGAATATGCAAAATTTCTTCAGGATACTGCCAAAGAAATGGCGAAGGAAGTTCAGAACTCACGTAGTGGAGAAACAAGAAAGACAGCAGTAGATCTTGATGAATTTCTAAACAGG GTCAGAACAGGAGCTGGTGTCTCTAATGAGGAAATCTTGGGTTTTGCGAAGTTGTTCAATGATGAACTCACGTTAGACAATATAAGCAG ACCTCGGCTAGTGAATATGTGCAAGTATATGGGAATCAGTCCTTTTGGGACAGATGCTTATCTGCGTTTTATGCTTCGGAAGAGACTGAAAAG CATAAAGAATGATGATAAATTGATTCAAGCGGAAGGTGTGGAGTCTCTATCAGAGGCTGAACTCCGTGAAGACTGTAGAGAGCGTGGCATGCTAGGACTGCTTTCAGTGGAGGAAATGCGCCAACAG CTTCGTGACTGGTTAGATTTGTCACTCAATCACTCTGTGCCATCTTCACTTATGATCCTTTCAAG AGCTTTTACTGTTTCTGGGAAGGTGAAGCCTGAGGAAGCAGTACGGGCTACATTGTCTTCACTCCCTGATGAAGTTGTGGATACTGTGGGCACAGAAGACTCCGTTTCTGAGAGGAGAAGAAAACTAGAGTTCCTGGAGATGGAAGAGGAGCTCATCAAG gaggaggaagaaaaagaggaagaagagctAGCCAGAAAGAAGGAAAGTGTTGGTAGTCGAGAGGATGTGGCTTTGAAAGAGATGACTATTCCAACAGCTAGGGAAGCACAAGAACGAGCTAGAGCAAGAGCATTAGACAAGCGAGACCAGCTTTGCGAAATTAGTCGTGCATTGGCTGTTTTGGCTTCTGCTTCT TCTGTGAGCAGAGAGCGTGAAGCATTTCTGAGGCTTGTCAATAAAGAG ATCGAACTTTACAACAGCATGGTAGATAAAGAAGGCACAGAGGCTGAAGTAGAGGCAATGAAGGCATATAGAGCTGCTCGTGTTGAAACTGAAGATGCTAATGAAGCTGATACAGACGAGGTTTCATCTGCACTAATTGACAGG GTTGATGCCATGCTACAGAACCTTGAGAAAGAAATTGATGATGTGGATGCACAGATTGGTGATCATTGGCGAGTGCTTGACAG AGATCATGATGGGAAAGTTACTCCGGAGGAGGTGGCAGCTGCAGCGATGTACTTGAAAGATACTTTAGGCAAAGAAGGGGTTCAAGAACTCATTAGCAACCTTTCAAAAGATAGAG ATGGAAAGATTCTTGTCGAAGATATAGTGAAGTTGGGCGGTCGAGCTGAGGAGGATAATACAGCTGAATCTGAAGGACTGTAG
- the LOC140037758 gene encoding UDP glycosyltransferase 9-like: MATIDISPSKIHILAFPFPAKGHINPMLHLCNRLSAKDFRVTLITTASIFKSAKTKAIGSIKIECIPDDSDEPVEEDLKGFLARLRAAASRGLEELVEKCRKTDPYPPRIVIYDSTMPWILNLAHRVGLHGASFFTQSCAVCALYYHMDQGTIQLPLDKSVTVKLPSMPALESNDLPDLQYFPDPDNVITRTLLDQFSNIDKVDFILFNTFEELEDEVATWMAERWPIKTVGPTAPLLFVDKRLENGNDQQGNYLFETNAEACLKWLDERETCSVVYVSFGSIAAPGEDQIEEVAEALLRSNCKFLWVVREEEESKLPKNFKSESSEQGLIINWCPQLEVLAHRAIACFVTHCGWNSTIEALSAGVPMIAAPQWVDQTTNAKFIADVWQTGLRVKLNDKGFVGREEFEYCIREITGGEREKEIRRNAKKWKELAIQAVGEGGSSDRNLEDFATSLLCLP; encoded by the exons ATGGCGACAATTGACATTTCCCCTAGCAAAATTCATATTCTTGCTTTCCCTTTTCCTGCAAAAGGTCATATAAATCCTATGTTACACCTCTGCAACCGCCTGTCTGCGAAAGATTTCAGGGTTACACTGATTACTACAGCTTCTATATTCAAGTCTGCTAAAACCAAAGCCATCGGCTCCATCAAGATTGAGTGTATTCCAGATGACTCCGATGAACCCGTTGAAGAAGATCTCAAAGGCTTTTTGGCAAGGTTGAGAGCTGCTGCTTCCAGAGGCTTGGAAGAACTGGTTGAGAAATGTAGAAAGACTGATCCGTATCCTCCCAGAATTGTGATTTATGACTCAACTATGCCTTGGATTCTGAACTTAGCTCATCGGGTGGGACTTCACGGTGCTTCTTTCTTTACTCAATCTTGTGCTGTTTGTGCTCTTTACTACCATATGGACCAGGGAACAATACAGCTTCCTCTTGATAAGTCTGTTACTGTAAAATTGCCTTCAATGCCAGCACTAGAAAGCAATGATCTTCCTGATCTCCAGTACTTCCCTGATCCAGATAATGTTATCACGAGGACTCTTCTTGATCAGTTCTCTAACATTGACAAAGTTGATTTCATTCTGTTCAACACTTTCGAAGAATTGGAGGATGAG GTGGCAACATGGATGGCAGAAAGGTGGCCAATTAAGACAGTTGGACCAACAGCTCCACTACTTTTTGTAGACAAAAGACTAGAGAATGGCAATGATCAACAAGGGAACTATCTGTTTGAGACAAACGCTGAAGCTTGCTTAAAATGGTTGGACGAAAGAGAAACCTGTTCTGTTGTTTATGTATCGTTTGGGAGCATTGCAGCTCCCGGAGAAGATCAGATCGAGGAAGTGGCAGAGGCCCTCCTGAGGAGCAACTGCAAGTTCCTTTGGGTAGTcagggaagaagaagagagtaAGCTGCCAAAGAATTTCAAGTCTGAGTCTTCAGAGCAAGGCCTAATCATAAACTGGTGTCCACAACTTGAGGTTTTAGCCCACCGGGCGATCGCGTGTTTCGTGACTCATTGTGGATGGAATTCAACCATTGAAGCTCTAAGTGCGGGCGTGCCAATGATAGCAGCGCCACAATGGGTTGATCAAACTACAAATGCTAAGTTTATTGCTGATGTATGGCAAACGGGGCTGAGGGTGAAGCTAAATGATAAAGGATTTGTCGGAAGAGAAGAGTTTGAGTATTGTATCAGAGAAATTACTGGGGGTGAAAGGGAGAAGGAGATCAGAAGAAATGCTAAGAAATGGAAGGAATTGGCCATACAGGCAGTAGGAGAAGGTGGAAGTTCTGATAGGAACCTTGAAGATTTTGCGACCTCACTTTTGTGCCTACCATAA
- the LOC113736026 gene encoding UDP glycosyltransferase 9-like has translation MRTIDISPSKIHILAFPFPAKGHINPMLHLCNRLAAKHFMVTLITTASTFKSAKTKAISSIKIECIPDDSDELVEEDAKGYFTRFRAAASKGLVELVDKYRKTDPFPPRLVIYDSTMPWALNLAHQMGLRGASFFTQSCAVCALFYHMDQGTIQLPLDESVTVKLPSMPALESTDLPDLQYFPDPDSVVTRHLLDQFSNIDKVDFILFNTFEELEEVAKWMAERWTIKTVGPTAPLLFVDKRLQNGNDQQGNYLFETNAEACLKWLDERETCSVVYVSFGSIAAPDKYQIEEVAEALLRSNCKFLWVFREEEESKLPKNFKSESSEQGLIINWCPQLEVLAHRAIVCFMTHCGWNSTIEALSAGVPMIAVPQWIDQTTNAKFIADVWQTGLRVKLNDKGFVGREEFEYCIREITEGERGTEIRRNAKKWKELAIQAVGEGGSSDRNLEDFATSLLCLP, from the exons ATGAGAACAATTGATATTTCCCCTAGCAAAATTCATATTCTTGCTTTCCCTTTTCCTGCAAAAGGTCATATAAATCCTATGTTACACCTCTGCAACCGCCTGGCTGCGAAACATTTCATGGTTACACTGATTACCACAGCTTCTACATTCAAGTCTGCTAAAACCAAAGCCATCAGCTCCATCAAGATCGAGTGTATTCCGGATGACTCCGATGAACTCGTTGAAGAAGATGCCAAAGGCTATTTCACAAGGTTCAGAGCTGCTGCTTCCAAAGGCTTGGTGGAACTGGTTGATAAATATAGAAAGACAGATCCGTTTCCTCCCAGATTGGTGATTTATGACTCAACTATGCCTTGGGCTCTGAACTTAGCTCATCAGATGGGACTTCGCGGAGCTTCTTTCTTTACTCAATCTTGTGCTGTTTGCGCTCTTTTCTACCATATGGACCAAGGAACAATACAGCTTCCTCTTGATGAGTCTGTTACTGTAAAATTGCCTTCAATGCCAGCACTTGAAAGCACTGATCTTCCTGATCTCCAGTACTTCCCTGATCCAGATAGTGTTGTCACGAGGCATCTTCTTGATCAGTTCTCGAACATTGACAAAGTTGATTTCATTCTGTTCAACACTTTCGAAGAATTGGAGGAG GTAGCAAAATGGATGGCAGAAAGGTGGACAATTAAGACAGTTGGACCAACAGCTCCACTACTTTTTGTAGACAAGAGACTGCAGAATGGAAATGATCAACAAGGGAACTATCTGTTTGAGACAAACGCTGAAGCTTGCTTAAAATGGTTGGACGAAAGAGAAACATGTTCTGTAGTTTATGTATCGTTTGGGAGCATAGCAGCGCCCGATAAATATCAGATCGAGGAAGTGGCAGAGGCCCTCCTGAGGAGCAACTGCAAATTCCTTTGGGTATtcagagaagaagaagagagtaaGCTGCCAAAGAATTTCAAGTCTGAGTCTTCAGAGCAAGGCCTAATCATAAACTGGTGTCCACAACTTGAGGTTCTAGCCCACCGGGCGATCGTGTGCTTCATGACTCATTGTGGATGGAATTCAACCATTGAAGCTCTGAGTGCAGGCGTGCCAATGATAGCAGTGCCACAATGGATTGATCAAACTACAAATGCTAAGTTTATTGCTGATGTATGGCAAACGGGGCTGAGAGTGAAGCTAAATGACAAAGGATTTGTCGGAAGAGAAGAGTTTGAGTATTGTATCAGAGAAATTACTGAGGGTGAAAGGGGGACGGAGATCAGAAGAAATGCTAAGAAATGGAAGGAATTGGCCATACAGGCAGTAGGAGAAGGTGGAAGTTCTGATAGGAACCTTGAAGATTTTGCGACCTCACTTTTGTGCCTACCATAA